Proteins from one Nakamurella multipartita DSM 44233 genomic window:
- a CDS encoding CDP-alcohol phosphatidyltransferase family protein, producing the protein MTDGISSPARGADRILTVPNLLSFLRLLGVPLFLYLLLVVQSDGWALVVLAVSAITDWADGKLARLLDQYSRLGELLDPAADRLYILAALVGFVVRGFIPWWVAVLIIGRDVLLAATLPVLKRHGYTALPVHYLGKAATFCLLYGLPFLLLGQSTKQYTLGQVCLPIAYAFIAWGTVMYLWAGAIYLRQVVWIVRTCPLAPKYRPAA; encoded by the coding sequence GTGACGGACGGCATCTCGTCGCCGGCCCGGGGCGCGGATCGCATCCTGACCGTGCCCAACCTGCTCTCGTTCCTGCGGCTGCTCGGCGTCCCGCTGTTCCTGTACCTGTTGCTGGTCGTGCAGAGCGACGGATGGGCCCTGGTCGTCCTGGCGGTCAGCGCCATCACCGACTGGGCCGACGGCAAGCTGGCCCGGCTGCTCGATCAGTACAGCCGACTGGGTGAGCTGCTCGACCCGGCCGCCGACCGGCTCTACATCCTGGCCGCCCTGGTCGGCTTCGTCGTCCGGGGCTTCATCCCGTGGTGGGTGGCCGTGCTGATCATCGGCCGCGACGTGCTGCTGGCCGCCACCCTGCCGGTGCTCAAGCGGCACGGCTACACCGCGCTGCCCGTGCACTACCTGGGCAAGGCGGCCACCTTCTGCCTGCTCTACGGGCTGCCGTTCCTGCTGCTGGGGCAGAGCACCAAGCAGTACACGCTCGGCCAGGTGTGCCTGCCGATCGCCTACGCGTTCATCGCCTGGGGCACCGTGATGTACCTGTGGGCCGGGGCGATCTACCTGCGCCAGGTCGTCTGGATCGTCCGCACCTGCCCGCTGGCCCCCAAGTACCGGCCCGCGGCATGA